A stretch of Equus caballus isolate H_3958 breed thoroughbred chromosome 11, TB-T2T, whole genome shotgun sequence DNA encodes these proteins:
- the ITGA2B gene encoding integrin alpha-IIb isoform X2 produces the protein MAFSHEHPPPGWPHPLPGNPRNQIGPAPIALCSAYRSANGFQFDKKRLPVVETEKKRKKPAHSYLGGCGRRNMARALRPLHALWLLEWMQLLLGPGTAPQAWALNLDPVRLTFYTGPNGSHFGFSLDFYKDSRGSVSIVVGAPRTLGRSQEEMGGAFLCPWKAEGGQCTSLSFDLSESRARKEREELEGACQPSFSAPSLLCPPDDETRNTSSQIFQTFKAQQGLGASVVSWSDYVVACAPWQHWNALEKTDEAEKTPVGGCFVAQLENGRRAEYSPCRDNIMSHVYSKTYLGDKRYCEAGFSSAVTQAGELVLGAPGGYYFLGLLARAPIANIVSSYRPGTLLWSVPTQRFTFDSMKPEYFDGYRGYSVAVGEFDEDLSTTEYVFGAPTWSWTLGAVEILDSNFQMLHRLHGEQMASYFGHSVAVTDVNGDRRHDLLVGAPLYMERRADRKLAEVGRVYLFLQPRSPQPLGPASLLLTGTRIYGRFGSAIAPLGDLNRDGYNDVAVAAPYGGPDGRGQVLVFLGQSEGLSSHPSQVLDSPFSTGSAFGFSLRGATDIDDNGYPDLLVGAYGANKVAVYRAQPVVMVSVQLLVNDSLNPAVKNCVLPQKKTSVSCFDIQMCVGVTGHNIPEKLRLNAELQLDRQKPRQGRRVLLLSSQQAGTTLHLDLGGRTSPNCRTIEAFLRDEADFRDKLSPIVLSLNVSLQPEKDGIAPALVLHGDTHVQEQTRIILDCGEDDLCVPQLHLTANVTGSPLLIGADNVLKLQMDATNEGEGAYEAELAVQLPPGAHYMQALSNIEGFERLICDQKKENETKVVLCELGNPMKRNAQIEITMLVSVENLEEAGETVSLQLQIRSKNSKNPNSETLRLHVPVRAEARVELRGNSLPASLVVAAEEDDRKNSSDSWGPKVEHTYELHNNGPGAVRGLRLSLHLPSQSQPSDLLYILDIQPQGGLQCSPQPSPNPLKLDWGLPTPSPSPVYHPRHQRERREAFLPGPMQPSRLQDPVLVKLLDQFVLQSRAWFNVSSLPYAVPTLSLPSGEALVQTQLLRVLEDRAIPIWWVLVGVLGGLLLLTLLVVAMWKVGFFKRNRPPLEEDEEDE, from the exons ATGGCTTTCAGCCATGAGCATCCACCCCCAGGGTGGCCTCACCCACTTCCTGGCAATCCTAGAAACCAAATAGGTCCAGCTCCTATAGCCCTTTGCTCTGCCTACCGCTCAGCAAATGGGTTCCAGTTTGATAAGAAAAGACTTCCTGTGGTGGAAAccgaaaagaagaggaagaagccagCCCATTCCTACCTAGGAGGTTGTGGAAGAAGGAATATGGCCAGAGCTTTGCGTCCACTTcatgccctctggcttctggagTGGATGCAGCTGCTCTTGGGACCCGGTACAGCCCCTCAAGCCTGGGCCTTGAACCTGGACCCGGTGCGGCTCACCTTCTACACAGGCCCCAATGGCAGCCACTTTGGGTTTTCACTGGACTTCTACAAAGACAGCCGTGGGAG CGTGTCCATCGTGGTGGGCGCCCCGCGGACCCTAGGCCGCAGCCAGGAGGAAATGGGCGGCGCTTTCCTGTGCCCCTGGAAGGCCGAGGGCGGCCAGTGCACCTCGCTGTCCTTCGACCTCAGTGAGTCCCGCgcaaggaaggaaagggaggagctAGAGGGAGCGTGCCAGCCGAGCTTCAGCGCCCCATCCCTCTTGTGTCCTCCAGATGATGAGACGCGAAACACAAGCTCCCAAATTTTCCAAACCTTTAAGGCCCAGCAAGGACTGGGGGCGTCGGTCGTCAGCTGGAGCGACTACGTTGTG GCCTGCGCCCCCTGGCAGCACTGGAACGCCCTGGAAAAGACCGACGAGGCTGAGAAGACGCCGGTAGGTGGCTGCTTCGTGGCTCAGCTCGAGAACGGCCGCCGCGCGGAGTACTCGCCCTGTCGGGACAACATCATGAGCCATGTTTACAGCAAAACCTACTTGG GAGACAAGCGCTACTGCGAAGCCGGCTTCAGCTCGGCGGTCACTCAG GCTGGGGAGCTGGTGCTTGGGGCCCCTGGCGGCTATTATTTCTTAG GTCTCCTGGCGCGGGCTCCAATTGCCAATATCGTCTCGAGTTACCGCCCGGGCACCCTCTTATGGAGCGTGCCCACCCAGCGCTTCACATTCGATTCCATGAAACCAGAGTACTTCGACGGCTACCGGG GGTACTCAGTGGCCGTGGGCGAGTTCGATGAAGATCTCAGCACTACAG AGTATGTCTTCGGTGCCCCCACCTGGAGCTGGACCCTGGGAGCG GTGGAAATTTTAGACTCGAACTTCCAGATGCTGCACCGGCTACATGGAGAGCAG ATGGCTTCGTATTTCGGGCATTCGGTGGCTGTCACTGACGTTAACGGGGACAG GAGGCACGACCTGCTGGTGGGCGCACCACTGTACATGGAAAGACGTGCTGACCGCAAGCTGGCGGAGGTGGGGCGCGTGTACTTGTTCCTTCAGCCTCGAAGCCCCCAACCGCTGGGCCCCGCCAGCCTCCTGCTGACCGGCACACGGATCTATGGACGATTTGGCTCGGCCATCGCTCCTCTGGGCGACCTCAACCGAGATGGCTACAATG ATGTTGCAGTGGCCGCCCCCTATGGTGGTCCCGATGGTCGGGGCCAAGTGCTGGTGTTCCTGGGTCAGAGTGAGGGGCTTAGCTCACACCCCTCCCAGGTCCTGGACAGCCCCTTCTCCACAGGCTCTGCCTTCGGCTTCTCCCTTCGAGGTGCCACAGACATCGATGACAATGGATATCCAG ACCTATTGGTGGGAGCTTACGGGGCCAACAAGGTGGCTGTGTACAG AGCTCAGCCGGTGGTGATGGTCAGTGTCCAGCTGCTAGTGAACGATTCGCTGAATCCTGCTGTGAAGAATTGTGTGCTGCCCCAGAAAAAGACATCAGTGAGCTG CTTTGACATCCAGATGTGTGTGGGAGTCACTGGGCACAACATTCCTGAGAAGCTGC GCCTAAATGCCGAACTGCAGCTGGACCGGCAGAAGCCCCGCCAGGGCCGGCGGGTGCTACTGCTGAGCTCTCAACAGGCAGGCACCACGCTGCACCTGGACCTGGGCGGGAGGACCAGCCCCAACTGCCGCACCATCGAGGCCTTCCTCCGA GATGAGGCTGACTTCCGGGACAAGCTGAGCCCCATCGTGCTCAGCCTCAATGTGTCCCTGCAGCCCGAGAAGGATGGAATAGCCCCTGCTCTCGTGCTGCATGGAGACACCCACGTCCAGGagcag ACCCGCATCATCCTGGACTGTGGGGAAGACGACCTGTGTGTGCCTCAGCTTCACCTCACTGCCAACGT GACGGGCTCCCCACTCCTAATTGGAGCCGATAATGTACTGAAGCTGCAGATGGATGCCACCAACGAGGGTGAGGGGGCCTATGAGGCTGAACTGGCCGTGCAGCTGCCCCCAGGTGCCCACTACATGCAGGCCCTCAGCAACATAGAG GGCTTTGAGAGGCTCATCTGTGACCAGAAGAAGGAGAACGAGACCAAGGTGGTGCTGTGTGAGCTGGGCAACCCCATGAAGAGGAATGCCCAG ATAGAAATCACGATGTTGGTGAGTGTGGAGAACCTGGAAGAAGCTGGGGAGACTGTGTCCTTGCAGTTGCAGATAAGGAG cAAGAACAGCAAGAATCCGAACAGCGAGACTCTGCGGCTGCATGTACCTGTCCGGGCGGAGGCCCGCGTGGAGCTGCGAGG GAACTCCCTTCCAGCCTCCCTAGTGGTGGCAGCAGAAGAAGATGACAGGAAGAACAGCTCAGACAGCTGGGgtcccaaagtggagcacacctaTGAG CTCCACAACAATGGCCCTGGTGCTGTACGTGGCCTGCGCCTCAGCCTCCACCTCCCGAGCCAGTCCCAGCCCTCTGACCTGCTCTACATCCTGGATATACAGCCCCAGGGGGGGCTTCAGTGCTCCCCACAGCCGTCTCCTAACCCCCTCAAG CTGGACTGGGggctgcccacccccagcccttccCCTGTTTACCACCCCCGTCACCAGCGGGAGCGCAGAGAGGCATTCCTGCCAGGGCCAATGCAGCCCTCGAGGCTTCAGGACCCAGTTCTCGTG AAGCTACTGGATCAGTTTGTGCTACAGTCACGCGCTTGGTTCAACGTCTCCTCCCTTCCGTATGCCGTGCCCACCCTCAGCCTGCCCAGCGGGGAAGCTCTG
- the ITGA2B gene encoding integrin alpha-IIb isoform X1, with the protein MAFSHEHPPPGWPHPLPGNPRNQIGPAPIALCSAYRSANGFQFDKKRLPVVETEKKRKKPAHSYLGGCGRRNMARALRPLHALWLLEWMQLLLGPGTAPQAWALNLDPVRLTFYTGPNGSHFGFSLDFYKDSRGSVSIVVGAPRTLGRSQEEMGGAFLCPWKAEGGQCTSLSFDLSESRARKEREELEGACQPSFSAPSLLCPPDDETRNTSSQIFQTFKAQQGLGASVVSWSDYVVACAPWQHWNALEKTDEAEKTPVGGCFVAQLENGRRAEYSPCRDNIMSHVYSKTYLGDKRYCEAGFSSAVTQAGELVLGAPGGYYFLGLLARAPIANIVSSYRPGTLLWSVPTQRFTFDSMKPEYFDGYRGYSVAVGEFDEDLSTTEYVFGAPTWSWTLGAVEILDSNFQMLHRLHGEQMASYFGHSVAVTDVNGDRRHDLLVGAPLYMERRADRKLAEVGRVYLFLQPRSPQPLGPASLLLTGTRIYGRFGSAIAPLGDLNRDGYNDVAVAAPYGGPDGRGQVLVFLGQSEGLSSHPSQVLDSPFSTGSAFGFSLRGATDIDDNGYPDLLVGAYGANKVAVYRAQPVVMVSVQLLVNDSLNPAVKNCVLPQKKTSVSCFDIQMCVGVTGHNIPEKLRLNAELQLDRQKPRQGRRVLLLSSQQAGTTLHLDLGGRTSPNCRTIEAFLRDEADFRDKLSPIVLSLNVSLQPEKDGIAPALVLHGDTHVQEQTRIILDCGEDDLCVPQLHLTANVTGSPLLIGADNVLKLQMDATNEGEGAYEAELAVQLPPGAHYMQALSNIEGFERLICDQKKENETKVVLCELGNPMKRNAQIEITMLVSVENLEEAGETVSLQLQIRSKNSKNPNSETLRLHVPVRAEARVELRGNSLPASLVVAAEEDDRKNSSDSWGPKVEHTYELHNNGPGAVRGLRLSLHLPSQSQPSDLLYILDIQPQGGLQCSPQPSPNPLKLDWGLPTPSPSPVYHPRHQRERREAFLPGPMQPSRLQDPVLVNCDSAPCTVVQCELEEMARGQRAMVTVRAFVWLPSLRQKLLDQFVLQSRAWFNVSSLPYAVPTLSLPSGEALVQTQLLRVLEDRAIPIWWVLVGVLGGLLLLTLLVVAMWKVGFFKRNRPPLEEDEEDE; encoded by the exons ATGGCTTTCAGCCATGAGCATCCACCCCCAGGGTGGCCTCACCCACTTCCTGGCAATCCTAGAAACCAAATAGGTCCAGCTCCTATAGCCCTTTGCTCTGCCTACCGCTCAGCAAATGGGTTCCAGTTTGATAAGAAAAGACTTCCTGTGGTGGAAAccgaaaagaagaggaagaagccagCCCATTCCTACCTAGGAGGTTGTGGAAGAAGGAATATGGCCAGAGCTTTGCGTCCACTTcatgccctctggcttctggagTGGATGCAGCTGCTCTTGGGACCCGGTACAGCCCCTCAAGCCTGGGCCTTGAACCTGGACCCGGTGCGGCTCACCTTCTACACAGGCCCCAATGGCAGCCACTTTGGGTTTTCACTGGACTTCTACAAAGACAGCCGTGGGAG CGTGTCCATCGTGGTGGGCGCCCCGCGGACCCTAGGCCGCAGCCAGGAGGAAATGGGCGGCGCTTTCCTGTGCCCCTGGAAGGCCGAGGGCGGCCAGTGCACCTCGCTGTCCTTCGACCTCAGTGAGTCCCGCgcaaggaaggaaagggaggagctAGAGGGAGCGTGCCAGCCGAGCTTCAGCGCCCCATCCCTCTTGTGTCCTCCAGATGATGAGACGCGAAACACAAGCTCCCAAATTTTCCAAACCTTTAAGGCCCAGCAAGGACTGGGGGCGTCGGTCGTCAGCTGGAGCGACTACGTTGTG GCCTGCGCCCCCTGGCAGCACTGGAACGCCCTGGAAAAGACCGACGAGGCTGAGAAGACGCCGGTAGGTGGCTGCTTCGTGGCTCAGCTCGAGAACGGCCGCCGCGCGGAGTACTCGCCCTGTCGGGACAACATCATGAGCCATGTTTACAGCAAAACCTACTTGG GAGACAAGCGCTACTGCGAAGCCGGCTTCAGCTCGGCGGTCACTCAG GCTGGGGAGCTGGTGCTTGGGGCCCCTGGCGGCTATTATTTCTTAG GTCTCCTGGCGCGGGCTCCAATTGCCAATATCGTCTCGAGTTACCGCCCGGGCACCCTCTTATGGAGCGTGCCCACCCAGCGCTTCACATTCGATTCCATGAAACCAGAGTACTTCGACGGCTACCGGG GGTACTCAGTGGCCGTGGGCGAGTTCGATGAAGATCTCAGCACTACAG AGTATGTCTTCGGTGCCCCCACCTGGAGCTGGACCCTGGGAGCG GTGGAAATTTTAGACTCGAACTTCCAGATGCTGCACCGGCTACATGGAGAGCAG ATGGCTTCGTATTTCGGGCATTCGGTGGCTGTCACTGACGTTAACGGGGACAG GAGGCACGACCTGCTGGTGGGCGCACCACTGTACATGGAAAGACGTGCTGACCGCAAGCTGGCGGAGGTGGGGCGCGTGTACTTGTTCCTTCAGCCTCGAAGCCCCCAACCGCTGGGCCCCGCCAGCCTCCTGCTGACCGGCACACGGATCTATGGACGATTTGGCTCGGCCATCGCTCCTCTGGGCGACCTCAACCGAGATGGCTACAATG ATGTTGCAGTGGCCGCCCCCTATGGTGGTCCCGATGGTCGGGGCCAAGTGCTGGTGTTCCTGGGTCAGAGTGAGGGGCTTAGCTCACACCCCTCCCAGGTCCTGGACAGCCCCTTCTCCACAGGCTCTGCCTTCGGCTTCTCCCTTCGAGGTGCCACAGACATCGATGACAATGGATATCCAG ACCTATTGGTGGGAGCTTACGGGGCCAACAAGGTGGCTGTGTACAG AGCTCAGCCGGTGGTGATGGTCAGTGTCCAGCTGCTAGTGAACGATTCGCTGAATCCTGCTGTGAAGAATTGTGTGCTGCCCCAGAAAAAGACATCAGTGAGCTG CTTTGACATCCAGATGTGTGTGGGAGTCACTGGGCACAACATTCCTGAGAAGCTGC GCCTAAATGCCGAACTGCAGCTGGACCGGCAGAAGCCCCGCCAGGGCCGGCGGGTGCTACTGCTGAGCTCTCAACAGGCAGGCACCACGCTGCACCTGGACCTGGGCGGGAGGACCAGCCCCAACTGCCGCACCATCGAGGCCTTCCTCCGA GATGAGGCTGACTTCCGGGACAAGCTGAGCCCCATCGTGCTCAGCCTCAATGTGTCCCTGCAGCCCGAGAAGGATGGAATAGCCCCTGCTCTCGTGCTGCATGGAGACACCCACGTCCAGGagcag ACCCGCATCATCCTGGACTGTGGGGAAGACGACCTGTGTGTGCCTCAGCTTCACCTCACTGCCAACGT GACGGGCTCCCCACTCCTAATTGGAGCCGATAATGTACTGAAGCTGCAGATGGATGCCACCAACGAGGGTGAGGGGGCCTATGAGGCTGAACTGGCCGTGCAGCTGCCCCCAGGTGCCCACTACATGCAGGCCCTCAGCAACATAGAG GGCTTTGAGAGGCTCATCTGTGACCAGAAGAAGGAGAACGAGACCAAGGTGGTGCTGTGTGAGCTGGGCAACCCCATGAAGAGGAATGCCCAG ATAGAAATCACGATGTTGGTGAGTGTGGAGAACCTGGAAGAAGCTGGGGAGACTGTGTCCTTGCAGTTGCAGATAAGGAG cAAGAACAGCAAGAATCCGAACAGCGAGACTCTGCGGCTGCATGTACCTGTCCGGGCGGAGGCCCGCGTGGAGCTGCGAGG GAACTCCCTTCCAGCCTCCCTAGTGGTGGCAGCAGAAGAAGATGACAGGAAGAACAGCTCAGACAGCTGGGgtcccaaagtggagcacacctaTGAG CTCCACAACAATGGCCCTGGTGCTGTACGTGGCCTGCGCCTCAGCCTCCACCTCCCGAGCCAGTCCCAGCCCTCTGACCTGCTCTACATCCTGGATATACAGCCCCAGGGGGGGCTTCAGTGCTCCCCACAGCCGTCTCCTAACCCCCTCAAG CTGGACTGGGggctgcccacccccagcccttccCCTGTTTACCACCCCCGTCACCAGCGGGAGCGCAGAGAGGCATTCCTGCCAGGGCCAATGCAGCCCTCGAGGCTTCAGGACCCAGTTCTCGTG AACTGCGACTCGGCGCCCTGTACTGTGGTGCAGTGTGAGCTGGAGGAGATGGCGCGTGGGCAGCGGGCCATGGTCACCGTGCGGGCCTTTGTGTGGCTGCCCAGCCTTCGCCAG AAGCTACTGGATCAGTTTGTGCTACAGTCACGCGCTTGGTTCAACGTCTCCTCCCTTCCGTATGCCGTGCCCACCCTCAGCCTGCCCAGCGGGGAAGCTCTG
- the ITGA2B gene encoding integrin alpha-IIb isoform X3 gives MAFSHEHPPPGWPHPLPGNPRNQIGPAPIALCSAYRSANGFQFDKKRLPVVETEKKRKKPAHSYLGGCGRRNMARALRPLHALWLLEWMQLLLGPGTAPQAWALNLDPVRLTFYTGPNGSHFGFSLDFYKDSRGSVSIVVGAPRTLGRSQEEMGGAFLCPWKAEGGQCTSLSFDLNDETRNTSSQIFQTFKAQQGLGASVVSWSDYVVACAPWQHWNALEKTDEAEKTPVGGCFVAQLENGRRAEYSPCRDNIMSHVYSKTYLGDKRYCEAGFSSAVTQAGELVLGAPGGYYFLGLLARAPIANIVSSYRPGTLLWSVPTQRFTFDSMKPEYFDGYRGYSVAVGEFDEDLSTTEYVFGAPTWSWTLGAVEILDSNFQMLHRLHGEQMASYFGHSVAVTDVNGDRRHDLLVGAPLYMERRADRKLAEVGRVYLFLQPRSPQPLGPASLLLTGTRIYGRFGSAIAPLGDLNRDGYNDVAVAAPYGGPDGRGQVLVFLGQSEGLSSHPSQVLDSPFSTGSAFGFSLRGATDIDDNGYPDLLVGAYGANKVAVYRAQPVVMVSVQLLVNDSLNPAVKNCVLPQKKTSVSCFDIQMCVGVTGHNIPEKLRLNAELQLDRQKPRQGRRVLLLSSQQAGTTLHLDLGGRTSPNCRTIEAFLRDEADFRDKLSPIVLSLNVSLQPEKDGIAPALVLHGDTHVQEQTRIILDCGEDDLCVPQLHLTANVTGSPLLIGADNVLKLQMDATNEGEGAYEAELAVQLPPGAHYMQALSNIEGFERLICDQKKENETKVVLCELGNPMKRNAQIEITMLVSVENLEEAGETVSLQLQIRSKNSKNPNSETLRLHVPVRAEARVELRGNSLPASLVVAAEEDDRKNSSDSWGPKVEHTYELHNNGPGAVRGLRLSLHLPSQSQPSDLLYILDIQPQGGLQCSPQPSPNPLKLDWGLPTPSPSPVYHPRHQRERREAFLPGPMQPSRLQDPVLVKLLDQFVLQSRAWFNVSSLPYAVPTLSLPSGEALVQTQLLRVLEDRAIPIWWVLVGVLGGLLLLTLLVVAMWKVGFFKRNRPPLEEDEEDE, from the exons ATGGCTTTCAGCCATGAGCATCCACCCCCAGGGTGGCCTCACCCACTTCCTGGCAATCCTAGAAACCAAATAGGTCCAGCTCCTATAGCCCTTTGCTCTGCCTACCGCTCAGCAAATGGGTTCCAGTTTGATAAGAAAAGACTTCCTGTGGTGGAAAccgaaaagaagaggaagaagccagCCCATTCCTACCTAGGAGGTTGTGGAAGAAGGAATATGGCCAGAGCTTTGCGTCCACTTcatgccctctggcttctggagTGGATGCAGCTGCTCTTGGGACCCGGTACAGCCCCTCAAGCCTGGGCCTTGAACCTGGACCCGGTGCGGCTCACCTTCTACACAGGCCCCAATGGCAGCCACTTTGGGTTTTCACTGGACTTCTACAAAGACAGCCGTGGGAG CGTGTCCATCGTGGTGGGCGCCCCGCGGACCCTAGGCCGCAGCCAGGAGGAAATGGGCGGCGCTTTCCTGTGCCCCTGGAAGGCCGAGGGCGGCCAGTGCACCTCGCTGTCCTTCGACCTCA ATGATGAGACGCGAAACACAAGCTCCCAAATTTTCCAAACCTTTAAGGCCCAGCAAGGACTGGGGGCGTCGGTCGTCAGCTGGAGCGACTACGTTGTG GCCTGCGCCCCCTGGCAGCACTGGAACGCCCTGGAAAAGACCGACGAGGCTGAGAAGACGCCGGTAGGTGGCTGCTTCGTGGCTCAGCTCGAGAACGGCCGCCGCGCGGAGTACTCGCCCTGTCGGGACAACATCATGAGCCATGTTTACAGCAAAACCTACTTGG GAGACAAGCGCTACTGCGAAGCCGGCTTCAGCTCGGCGGTCACTCAG GCTGGGGAGCTGGTGCTTGGGGCCCCTGGCGGCTATTATTTCTTAG GTCTCCTGGCGCGGGCTCCAATTGCCAATATCGTCTCGAGTTACCGCCCGGGCACCCTCTTATGGAGCGTGCCCACCCAGCGCTTCACATTCGATTCCATGAAACCAGAGTACTTCGACGGCTACCGGG GGTACTCAGTGGCCGTGGGCGAGTTCGATGAAGATCTCAGCACTACAG AGTATGTCTTCGGTGCCCCCACCTGGAGCTGGACCCTGGGAGCG GTGGAAATTTTAGACTCGAACTTCCAGATGCTGCACCGGCTACATGGAGAGCAG ATGGCTTCGTATTTCGGGCATTCGGTGGCTGTCACTGACGTTAACGGGGACAG GAGGCACGACCTGCTGGTGGGCGCACCACTGTACATGGAAAGACGTGCTGACCGCAAGCTGGCGGAGGTGGGGCGCGTGTACTTGTTCCTTCAGCCTCGAAGCCCCCAACCGCTGGGCCCCGCCAGCCTCCTGCTGACCGGCACACGGATCTATGGACGATTTGGCTCGGCCATCGCTCCTCTGGGCGACCTCAACCGAGATGGCTACAATG ATGTTGCAGTGGCCGCCCCCTATGGTGGTCCCGATGGTCGGGGCCAAGTGCTGGTGTTCCTGGGTCAGAGTGAGGGGCTTAGCTCACACCCCTCCCAGGTCCTGGACAGCCCCTTCTCCACAGGCTCTGCCTTCGGCTTCTCCCTTCGAGGTGCCACAGACATCGATGACAATGGATATCCAG ACCTATTGGTGGGAGCTTACGGGGCCAACAAGGTGGCTGTGTACAG AGCTCAGCCGGTGGTGATGGTCAGTGTCCAGCTGCTAGTGAACGATTCGCTGAATCCTGCTGTGAAGAATTGTGTGCTGCCCCAGAAAAAGACATCAGTGAGCTG CTTTGACATCCAGATGTGTGTGGGAGTCACTGGGCACAACATTCCTGAGAAGCTGC GCCTAAATGCCGAACTGCAGCTGGACCGGCAGAAGCCCCGCCAGGGCCGGCGGGTGCTACTGCTGAGCTCTCAACAGGCAGGCACCACGCTGCACCTGGACCTGGGCGGGAGGACCAGCCCCAACTGCCGCACCATCGAGGCCTTCCTCCGA GATGAGGCTGACTTCCGGGACAAGCTGAGCCCCATCGTGCTCAGCCTCAATGTGTCCCTGCAGCCCGAGAAGGATGGAATAGCCCCTGCTCTCGTGCTGCATGGAGACACCCACGTCCAGGagcag ACCCGCATCATCCTGGACTGTGGGGAAGACGACCTGTGTGTGCCTCAGCTTCACCTCACTGCCAACGT GACGGGCTCCCCACTCCTAATTGGAGCCGATAATGTACTGAAGCTGCAGATGGATGCCACCAACGAGGGTGAGGGGGCCTATGAGGCTGAACTGGCCGTGCAGCTGCCCCCAGGTGCCCACTACATGCAGGCCCTCAGCAACATAGAG GGCTTTGAGAGGCTCATCTGTGACCAGAAGAAGGAGAACGAGACCAAGGTGGTGCTGTGTGAGCTGGGCAACCCCATGAAGAGGAATGCCCAG ATAGAAATCACGATGTTGGTGAGTGTGGAGAACCTGGAAGAAGCTGGGGAGACTGTGTCCTTGCAGTTGCAGATAAGGAG cAAGAACAGCAAGAATCCGAACAGCGAGACTCTGCGGCTGCATGTACCTGTCCGGGCGGAGGCCCGCGTGGAGCTGCGAGG GAACTCCCTTCCAGCCTCCCTAGTGGTGGCAGCAGAAGAAGATGACAGGAAGAACAGCTCAGACAGCTGGGgtcccaaagtggagcacacctaTGAG CTCCACAACAATGGCCCTGGTGCTGTACGTGGCCTGCGCCTCAGCCTCCACCTCCCGAGCCAGTCCCAGCCCTCTGACCTGCTCTACATCCTGGATATACAGCCCCAGGGGGGGCTTCAGTGCTCCCCACAGCCGTCTCCTAACCCCCTCAAG CTGGACTGGGggctgcccacccccagcccttccCCTGTTTACCACCCCCGTCACCAGCGGGAGCGCAGAGAGGCATTCCTGCCAGGGCCAATGCAGCCCTCGAGGCTTCAGGACCCAGTTCTCGTG AAGCTACTGGATCAGTTTGTGCTACAGTCACGCGCTTGGTTCAACGTCTCCTCCCTTCCGTATGCCGTGCCCACCCTCAGCCTGCCCAGCGGGGAAGCTCTG